A section of the Cervus canadensis isolate Bull #8, Minnesota chromosome 8, ASM1932006v1, whole genome shotgun sequence genome encodes:
- the HNRNPH3 gene encoding heterogeneous nuclear ribonucleoprotein H3 isoform X3 gives MYDRMRRGGDGYDGGYGGFDDYGGYNNYGYGNDGFDDRMRDGRGMGGHGYGGAGDASSGFHGGHFVHMRGLPFRATENDIANFFSPLNPIRVHIDIGADGRATGEADVEFVTHEDAVAAMSKDKNNMQHRYIELFLNSTPGGGSGMGGSGMGGYGRDGMDNQGGYGSVGRMGMGNNYSGGYGTPDGLGGYGRGGGGSGGYYGQGGMSGGGWRGMY, from the exons ATGTATGACAGAATGCGACGAGGAGGTGATGGATATGATGGTG GTTATGGAGGTTTTGATGACTATGGTGGCTATAATAATTATGGCTATGGAAATGATGGCTTTGATGACAGAATGAGAGATGGAAGag gtatGGGAGGACATGGTTATGGTGGAGCTGGTGATGCAAGTTCGGGTTTTCATGGTGGTCATTTTGTACATATGAGAGGACTGCCTTTTCGTGCAACTGAAAATGATATTGCTAAT ttcttctcaccACTAAATCCAATCCGAGTGCATATTGATATTGGAGCTGATGGCAGAGCAACAGGAGAAGCAGATGTAGAGTTTGTGACACATGAAGATGCGGTAGCTGCCATGTCTAAAGATAAGAATAACATGC AACATCGATACATTGAACTCTTCTTGAATTCAACTCCTGGAGGCGGCTCTGGAATGGGAGGTTCTGGAATGGGAGGCTACGGCAGAGATGGAATGG ataatcagGGAGGCTATGGATCTGTTGGAAGAATGGGAATGGGGAACAATTACAGTGGAGGATATGGTACTCCTGATGGCTTGGGTGGTTATG GCCGTGGTGGTGGAGGCAGTGGCGGTTACTACGGGCAAGGTGGCATGAGTGGAGGTGGATGGCGTGGGATGTACTAA
- the HNRNPH3 gene encoding heterogeneous nuclear ribonucleoprotein H3 isoform X2 has translation MDWVMKHNGPNDASDGTVRLRGLPFGCSKEEIVQFFQGLEIVPNGITLTMDYQGRSTGEAFVQFASKEIAENALGKHKERIGHRYIEIFRSSRSEIKGFYDPPRRLLGQRPGPYDRPIGGRGGYYGAGRGSYGGFDDYGGYNNYGYGNDGFDDRMRDGRGMGGHGYGGAGDASSGFHGGHFVHMRGLPFRATENDIANFFSPLNPIRVHIDIGADGRATGEADVEFVTHEDAVAAMSKDKNNMQHRYIELFLNSTPGGGSGMGGSGMGGYGRDGMDNQGGYGSVGRMGMGNNYSGGYGTPDGLGGYGRGGGGSGGYYGQGGMSGGGWRGMY, from the exons ATGGATTGGGTTATGAAACATAATGGTCCAAATGACGCTAGTGATGGGACAGTACGACTTCGTGGACTGCCATTTGGTTGCAGCAAAGAGGAAATAGTTCAGTTCTTTCAAG GGTTGGAAATCGTGCCAAATGGGATAACATTGACGATGGACTACCAGGGGAGAAGCACAGGGGAGGCCTTCGTGCAGTTTGCTTCAAAGGAGATAGCAGAAAATGCTCTGGGGAAACACAAGGAAAGAATAGGGCACAG GTATATTGAGATCTTCAGAAGTAGCAGGAGTGAAATCAAAGGATTTTATGATCCACCAAGAAGATTGCTGGGCCAGCGACCAGGACCATATGATAGACCAATAGGAGGAAGAGGGGGTTATTATGGAGCTGGGCGTGGAA GTTATGGAGGTTTTGATGACTATGGTGGCTATAATAATTATGGCTATGGAAATGATGGCTTTGATGACAGAATGAGAGATGGAAGag gtatGGGAGGACATGGTTATGGTGGAGCTGGTGATGCAAGTTCGGGTTTTCATGGTGGTCATTTTGTACATATGAGAGGACTGCCTTTTCGTGCAACTGAAAATGATATTGCTAAT ttcttctcaccACTAAATCCAATCCGAGTGCATATTGATATTGGAGCTGATGGCAGAGCAACAGGAGAAGCAGATGTAGAGTTTGTGACACATGAAGATGCGGTAGCTGCCATGTCTAAAGATAAGAATAACATGC AACATCGATACATTGAACTCTTCTTGAATTCAACTCCTGGAGGCGGCTCTGGAATGGGAGGTTCTGGAATGGGAGGCTACGGCAGAGATGGAATGG ataatcagGGAGGCTATGGATCTGTTGGAAGAATGGGAATGGGGAACAATTACAGTGGAGGATATGGTACTCCTGATGGCTTGGGTGGTTATG GCCGTGGTGGTGGAGGCAGTGGCGGTTACTACGGGCAAGGTGGCATGAGTGGAGGTGGATGGCGTGGGATGTACTAA
- the HNRNPH3 gene encoding heterogeneous nuclear ribonucleoprotein H3 isoform X1: MDWVMKHNGPNDASDGTVRLRGLPFGCSKEEIVQFFQGLEIVPNGITLTMDYQGRSTGEAFVQFASKEIAENALGKHKERIGHRYIEIFRSSRSEIKGFYDPPRRLLGQRPGPYDRPIGGRGGYYGAGRGSMYDRMRRGGDGYDGGYGGFDDYGGYNNYGYGNDGFDDRMRDGRGMGGHGYGGAGDASSGFHGGHFVHMRGLPFRATENDIANFFSPLNPIRVHIDIGADGRATGEADVEFVTHEDAVAAMSKDKNNMQHRYIELFLNSTPGGGSGMGGSGMGGYGRDGMDNQGGYGSVGRMGMGNNYSGGYGTPDGLGGYGRGGGGSGGYYGQGGMSGGGWRGMY, from the exons ATGGATTGGGTTATGAAACATAATGGTCCAAATGACGCTAGTGATGGGACAGTACGACTTCGTGGACTGCCATTTGGTTGCAGCAAAGAGGAAATAGTTCAGTTCTTTCAAG GGTTGGAAATCGTGCCAAATGGGATAACATTGACGATGGACTACCAGGGGAGAAGCACAGGGGAGGCCTTCGTGCAGTTTGCTTCAAAGGAGATAGCAGAAAATGCTCTGGGGAAACACAAGGAAAGAATAGGGCACAG GTATATTGAGATCTTCAGAAGTAGCAGGAGTGAAATCAAAGGATTTTATGATCCACCAAGAAGATTGCTGGGCCAGCGACCAGGACCATATGATAGACCAATAGGAGGAAGAGGGGGTTATTATGGAGCTGGGCGTGGAAGTATGTATGACAGAATGCGACGAGGAGGTGATGGATATGATGGTG GTTATGGAGGTTTTGATGACTATGGTGGCTATAATAATTATGGCTATGGAAATGATGGCTTTGATGACAGAATGAGAGATGGAAGag gtatGGGAGGACATGGTTATGGTGGAGCTGGTGATGCAAGTTCGGGTTTTCATGGTGGTCATTTTGTACATATGAGAGGACTGCCTTTTCGTGCAACTGAAAATGATATTGCTAAT ttcttctcaccACTAAATCCAATCCGAGTGCATATTGATATTGGAGCTGATGGCAGAGCAACAGGAGAAGCAGATGTAGAGTTTGTGACACATGAAGATGCGGTAGCTGCCATGTCTAAAGATAAGAATAACATGC AACATCGATACATTGAACTCTTCTTGAATTCAACTCCTGGAGGCGGCTCTGGAATGGGAGGTTCTGGAATGGGAGGCTACGGCAGAGATGGAATGG ataatcagGGAGGCTATGGATCTGTTGGAAGAATGGGAATGGGGAACAATTACAGTGGAGGATATGGTACTCCTGATGGCTTGGGTGGTTATG GCCGTGGTGGTGGAGGCAGTGGCGGTTACTACGGGCAAGGTGGCATGAGTGGAGGTGGATGGCGTGGGATGTACTAA